The following proteins are co-located in the Silene latifolia isolate original U9 population chromosome 1, ASM4854445v1, whole genome shotgun sequence genome:
- the LOC141599712 gene encoding fasciclin-like arabinogalactan protein 11: MMKLLLVPLLLQGIVLTLAQAQAPAPGPAGPPNITAILTKAGQFTMFIRLLETTQEASQINTQLNNSNNGLTIFAPPDNAFTNLKSGMLNSLSDQQKVELIQFHVLPNYISLSQFQTASNPLRTQAGNSDNGQFPLNVTSAGNQVNVTTGVVNTTLSNSIYSDGQLAVYQVDQVLLPLAFFQTPAPAPAPTTAKPKKGAKSKDSSDDGSDTTVDSSSASQLMQVAFNKFAVGVVFAATVCFLL, translated from the coding sequence ATGATGAAGCTTCTTCTCGTACCGTTACTTCTCCAAGGCATTGTCCTGACATTGGCTCAAGCTCAAGCTCCGGCTCCAGGACCAGCCGGACCCCCAAACATAACAGCAATTCTAACAAAAGCCGGCCAATTCACTATGTTCATTCGGCTGCTTGAAACTACTCAAGAGGCTAGCCAAATCAACACCCAACTAAACAACTCAAACAATGGTCTCACAATCTTCGCTCCACCAGATAACGCCTTTACTAACCTCAAATCGGGAATGCTAAACTCCCTGTCAGATCAACAGAAAGTGGAATTAATCCAATTCCATGTACTTCCCAACTACATATCTCTTAGTCAATTTCAAACAGCCAGTAACCCTTTGAGGACCCAAGCTGGAAACAGCGACAATGGCCAGTTTCCGCTAAATGTGACCAGTGCAGGAAACCAAGTTAATGTAACAACAGGAGTTGTGAATACAACATTGTCTAATTCCATTTACAGTGATGGGCAATTAGCTGTGTACCAGGTGGATCAAGTGCTTCTTCCTTTGGCTTTCTTTCAGACACCTGCACCTGCCCCTGCTCCTACGACAGCTAAGCCGAAAAAGGGTGCCAAGTCGAAGGACAGTTCAGATGATGGGAGCGACACCACAGTCGATTCTTCAAGTGCCAGTCAATTGATGCAGGTGGCTTTCAACAAGTTTGCGGTTGGAGTTGTGTTTGCTGCAACTGTTTGCTTTCTTCTATGA